One genomic segment of Primulina tabacum isolate GXHZ01 chromosome 9, ASM2559414v2, whole genome shotgun sequence includes these proteins:
- the LOC142556895 gene encoding uncharacterized protein LOC142556895 — MGPEIVQHTTDIVAKIRDRMKTAQSRRKSYADKRRRDLEFAVGDHIFIKIATMKDVMRFGKKCKLCPRFIGPFEILDRVGALAYRVALSPSLAGVHNVFYVSMLCKYMSNPSHVLNFEPLQLTSNLSYEEMLTQSWADRREGCETR; from the coding sequence ATGGGACCCGAGATAGTTCAGCACACTACGGATATAGTcgccaagatccgagacaggatgaagaccgctcagagTCGACGAAAAAGCTACGCGGATAAAAGAAgacgagatcttgagtttgcagtCGGTGACCACATATTTATAAAGATAGCAACTATGAAAgatgttatgagatttggcaagaaatgcAAACTCTGTCcaagattcatcggaccattcgagatACTCGATAGAGTGGGAGCATTAGCATATCGAGTGGCATTGTCACCTAGTCTcgcaggagttcacaatgtcttcTACGTATCGATGCTCtgcaagtacatgtcaaacccttcacatgtactaaatttcGAGCCACTACAGCTTACatcgaacctgtcttatgaggagatgCTTACTCAATCTTGGGCAGACAGGAGAGAAGGCTGCGAAACAAGATGA